A region of the Planctomycetia bacterium genome:
TTCCTTCCGAGATGTGTAGATACCAACGGTCAGGAGACCGTGCCACAACAATGTTAGACATGATCCACCACTCCGTTTCCTAAATTCACATCACGCACCATGTCACGCACCACCCGCAGCGAGGCCTTTGCCGGCCTGTCCGTTGCCATTACGACTCCCTTCAAGAACGGCGAGGTCGATTACGCCGCGCTCAAGACGCAGATCGAGTTCCAGATCGCGGCCGGGACGATCTGCATCTGCCCGGCGGGGACGACCGGCGAGTCCCCCACGCTGACCCACGAGGAAAACGATCGAGTTATCGCCGCGAGCGTCGAATACGCCGCCGGCCGGATCAAGGTCATGGCCGGCACCGGCTCCAATAGCACCGCCGAGGCCCTCCGGCTTACCAAGCAGGCCGAGAAAAACGGCGCCGACGCCGCACTGGTCGTCGCCCCGTATTACAACAAGCCGACGCAGGAAGGCTTCTACCAGCACTACAAGGCGCTGGCCGAAACGGTCGGCCTGCCGATCTGCGTGTACAACATCCCCGGCCGCACGGGCAAGAACATCGAACCGGAAACGATCGCGCGGATTGCCGAATGCCAGAACGTGACCATGGTCAAGGAAGCCACGGGTTCGCTGGATCAGGCGTCGCAAGTGGCCGCGCTGACCGATCTCACAATTCTCAGCGGCGATGACAGCCTGACGCTGCCGATTCTTTCGATCGGCGGGCGCGGCGTGATCTCGGTCGTGGGCAATATTGTCCCAAAGGCCATGATCGC
Encoded here:
- the dapA gene encoding 4-hydroxy-tetrahydrodipicolinate synthase, giving the protein MSRTTRSEAFAGLSVAITTPFKNGEVDYAALKTQIEFQIAAGTICICPAGTTGESPTLTHEENDRVIAASVEYAAGRIKVMAGTGSNSTAEALRLTKQAEKNGADAALVVAPYYNKPTQEGFYQHYKALAETVGLPICVYNIPGRTGKNIEPETIARIAECQNVTMVKEATGSLDQASQVAALTDLTILSGDDSLTLPILSIGGRGVISVVGNIVPKAMIALLNAWNAGDIATAQAAHLKLFPLCRDMLGLATNPIPVKAAMKLLGRDTGEMRLPMTALDEATEQKLRQTLIRFGLL